The proteins below are encoded in one region of Planctopirus limnophila DSM 3776:
- a CDS encoding ethanolamine ammonia-lyase subunit EutB, whose translation MRIWRSHLGSTTWVFEGLGELLAKATPRRSGDELAGVAARSEEERVAARMALADVRLSDFLEESIIDPEIDEVSRLIIDAHDPAAFDPIRSLTVGEFREWLLKYETTPEVLASIAAGITPEMAAAVSKLMRNQDLVLVGSKCQVVTKFRNTIGLPGRLSVRLQPNHPTDNLRGIAASILDGLCYACGDAVIGINPASDNVPRTTELLKLLSDLIETHDIPTQSCVLAHVTTTMQVMEQRAPVDLVFQSIAGTEQANRSFGVSLKILDEAWQMAKELRRGTIGNNVMYFETGQGSCLSAGAHHGIDQQTLEARAYAVARRYQPLLVNTVVGFIGPEYLFNGKQILRASLEDHFCGKLLGLPMGCDICYTNHADADQDDMDGLLSMLGIAGVNYIMGVPGADDIMLNYQSTSFHDSHYLRQTLKLRPAPEFERWLIDIGIMDESGRLAPMTLQHRLAQHLRLGISPA comes from the coding sequence ATGAGAATCTGGCGGAGTCATCTGGGTTCGACGACCTGGGTCTTTGAAGGTCTCGGTGAACTACTCGCCAAAGCCACCCCTCGCCGCTCAGGTGATGAACTGGCAGGTGTGGCTGCCCGCTCGGAAGAAGAGCGCGTTGCTGCCCGTATGGCACTGGCTGATGTTCGACTCTCCGACTTCCTGGAAGAGTCAATCATCGATCCCGAGATTGATGAGGTTTCTCGATTGATCATCGATGCTCATGATCCTGCGGCGTTCGATCCGATTCGCAGTCTCACAGTGGGTGAGTTTCGAGAATGGTTGCTCAAGTACGAAACCACTCCCGAGGTGCTCGCCAGTATTGCTGCTGGTATCACTCCGGAAATGGCGGCAGCCGTCAGCAAACTGATGCGTAATCAGGATCTGGTACTGGTTGGCAGCAAATGCCAGGTCGTTACAAAATTCCGCAATACGATCGGACTTCCCGGCAGGCTTTCCGTCCGCTTACAACCGAACCATCCCACAGATAATCTTCGAGGTATCGCTGCCTCAATTCTCGATGGCTTATGCTACGCCTGTGGCGACGCGGTGATCGGAATCAATCCTGCATCTGATAACGTACCGCGAACGACAGAGTTGCTCAAACTCCTGTCTGACCTGATTGAGACACATGACATTCCGACGCAATCGTGCGTTCTCGCCCACGTCACCACCACGATGCAAGTGATGGAACAGCGGGCTCCTGTCGATCTCGTCTTCCAATCGATTGCAGGAACTGAACAGGCCAATCGCAGCTTCGGCGTTTCGTTGAAGATCCTCGATGAAGCGTGGCAAATGGCGAAAGAACTTCGCCGCGGGACGATTGGTAACAATGTCATGTACTTTGAAACGGGACAAGGTTCTTGTCTATCGGCAGGTGCCCACCATGGAATTGACCAGCAAACTCTCGAAGCGCGCGCCTATGCGGTCGCGCGTCGATACCAGCCGTTATTAGTCAATACCGTCGTGGGGTTTATTGGTCCGGAGTACCTTTTCAACGGCAAACAAATCCTGCGGGCCAGCCTGGAAGATCACTTTTGCGGCAAGCTGCTGGGGCTCCCGATGGGGTGCGATATCTGTTATACGAACCATGCTGATGCCGACCAGGATGACATGGATGGACTCCTTTCCATGCTGGGAATTGCGGGGGTGAACTACATCATGGGTGTTCCCGGAGCTGACGACATCATGCTCAATTACCAATCGACCTCATTCCACGACAGCCATTACCTGAGACAGACATTAAAGCTCAGGCCCGCCCCTGAGTTTGAACGCTGGTTAATCGATATCGGGATCATGGATGAATCGGGGCGTCTGGCACCGATGACATTACAGCATCGACTGGCTCAGCATCTGAGACTTGGAATTTCTCCTGCTTAA
- the eutC gene encoding ethanolamine ammonia-lyase subunit EutC: MVSPETQPDAWSSWQELTSARIALGRAGGSLPTREWLKFSLAHARARDAVHIELDSQRLSDEMQSLGWETIVVASQAHDRTEMLQRPDRGRKLRPDDAIRLQQLASTATPGPSDGYTFDLAILVADGLSAVAAQAHAVGLLKNLLPPFHDRGWRISPIVIAHQGRVALQDEVGSCLNARLILSLIGERPGLGSPDSLGAYFVYEPRPGRNDAQRNCVSNIRPDGLPLPAAADTLIYLLTASHTRHLSGVDLKDDRVLLEENTNPMKSMDSPSEKDGSHS, translated from the coding sequence ATGGTTTCACCAGAAACTCAGCCCGACGCCTGGTCCTCCTGGCAGGAACTGACTTCTGCACGAATTGCTCTTGGTCGTGCTGGAGGGAGTCTGCCGACGCGTGAGTGGCTTAAGTTCAGCCTCGCACACGCCCGCGCTCGTGATGCTGTTCATATCGAACTCGATAGCCAACGGCTCAGTGACGAAATGCAGTCTCTGGGCTGGGAAACAATCGTTGTGGCCTCGCAGGCCCATGATCGCACCGAAATGCTGCAAAGGCCAGATCGAGGTCGAAAACTCCGTCCTGATGATGCGATTCGACTCCAACAATTGGCCAGCACAGCAACCCCAGGTCCCTCAGATGGATATACCTTTGACCTGGCGATTCTCGTGGCGGATGGACTTTCCGCAGTGGCAGCACAAGCTCATGCAGTCGGACTCTTAAAAAATCTGTTGCCACCATTCCATGATCGCGGCTGGAGAATTTCACCGATTGTGATTGCTCATCAGGGACGAGTGGCCCTGCAGGATGAGGTAGGTTCTTGCCTGAATGCCCGGCTCATTCTCTCTCTGATCGGAGAACGCCCGGGGTTAGGATCGCCGGATAGCCTGGGGGCCTACTTCGTTTATGAGCCCCGCCCGGGAAGAAACGATGCCCAGCGGAATTGCGTTTCTAATATCCGACCAGACGGACTACCGCTCCCCGCCGCTGCCGACACGTTGATTTACCTGTTAACAGCTTCGCATACCCGCCACCTGAGTGGCGTTGACCTTAAAGATGACCGGGTTCTGCTGGAAGAAAACACTAATCCAATGAAGTCGATGGATAGTCCTTCAGAAAAAGACGGCAGCCACTCATGA
- a CDS encoding FG-GAP repeat domain-containing protein, giving the protein MCRRPHAIVRQVVFGVCFLLACGTFVLRDAHAAEIVVDDNWTRIKLDETFRAEGVATGDFNHDGLMDVAAGDYWYAAPDWKKREVRPVGEYKWNGSYSQCFVEFAHDINGDGWDDLIIVGFPGDPFSWYENPHNAEGHWKKHEIWTSACNETVLFTDITGDGKPELILGSQPERQMGYLEIPAAEKIRDRWKFVPISEPGDPAQNGTFKYYHGLGAGDFNGDGRADVLIPHGWWEQPEKLDGSLWAFHPWKLAEKPDGAPLPAANIHVIDLDLDGDHDVIMSSAHKYGVWWFENTGAGKEMVFHKIDDTVSQTHALLMVDLKGNGNPHLVTGKRFWAHNGSDPGEREPVAMLTYEIIREKGQPPKFVRREIGAGLDTGIGTQFEIRDFNADGQLDVILSNKKGVNVLLQKPKL; this is encoded by the coding sequence ATGTGCCGACGGCCTCATGCGATCGTACGCCAAGTTGTGTTCGGTGTGTGTTTTTTACTGGCGTGCGGGACATTCGTCCTGAGAGATGCCCACGCAGCAGAGATTGTGGTTGACGACAACTGGACGCGCATCAAGCTCGATGAGACATTTCGTGCCGAGGGGGTGGCGACTGGCGACTTCAACCACGATGGATTGATGGACGTTGCGGCTGGCGACTATTGGTATGCCGCCCCTGATTGGAAAAAGCGTGAAGTTCGCCCGGTTGGTGAATACAAATGGAACGGCAGCTACAGCCAGTGCTTCGTGGAATTCGCTCACGATATTAATGGTGATGGCTGGGACGATCTGATCATCGTCGGGTTTCCCGGTGATCCTTTCTCGTGGTATGAGAATCCTCACAATGCGGAAGGCCACTGGAAAAAGCACGAAATCTGGACGAGTGCCTGCAACGAAACGGTGCTATTCACAGATATCACAGGCGATGGCAAACCCGAACTCATTCTGGGCTCACAACCTGAACGGCAGATGGGGTATCTCGAAATTCCTGCAGCCGAAAAAATTCGCGATCGCTGGAAGTTTGTCCCCATCAGTGAACCTGGCGATCCTGCTCAGAATGGCACCTTCAAGTATTATCACGGCTTAGGTGCCGGTGACTTTAATGGTGACGGGCGAGCCGATGTGCTCATCCCTCATGGCTGGTGGGAACAACCGGAGAAGCTCGATGGTTCACTTTGGGCATTTCATCCGTGGAAACTCGCCGAAAAGCCGGATGGTGCCCCCCTGCCCGCCGCCAATATCCATGTGATTGATCTGGATCTGGATGGTGATCATGACGTCATTATGAGCTCGGCCCACAAGTATGGTGTCTGGTGGTTTGAGAACACCGGTGCCGGCAAAGAAATGGTCTTTCATAAGATCGACGACACGGTCTCACAGACACATGCACTGCTGATGGTCGATCTCAAAGGCAATGGCAATCCTCATCTGGTGACGGGCAAACGCTTCTGGGCTCATAATGGTTCTGATCCTGGCGAAAGAGAACCCGTGGCCATGCTGACTTATGAGATCATCCGCGAAAAAGGCCAGCCTCCAAAATTCGTCCGGCGGGAGATTGGTGCAGGTCTGGATACTGGCATTGGCACACAATTCGAGATTCGCGATTTCAACGCCGACGGCCAGTTGGATGTCATTCTCTCGAACAAAAAAGGGGTCAACGTCCTCTTGCAGAAACCCAAACTCTAA
- a CDS encoding NAD-dependent malic enzyme: MGHSFPFRVISDPAFNKGTAFSIEERDRYGLHGLLPPHIESLDEQVQRVYEAYQRKDDDLERHIYLRALQDTNEVLFYRLLLEHIEEMLPMVYTPVVGQACQLFSHIYRRPRGLFISYPMRDSIGSLLRSRPYPDVDVIVVTDGERILGIGDQGAGGLGIPIGKLSLYTLIGGIRPERTLPIVLDVGTNNAERLKDPEYVGWRHERISGQAYFDFIDQFVKAVQQELPQVCLQWEDFATPHARPILERYANKLLTFNDDIQGTAAVALGAVMGAVGVTGKPLREQQIVFLGAGSAAVGVDDYLRAALVQDRLSEVEARQRFWMVDKDGLLHSDRHDLSPEQQVYVQDSAKLANWPKTAHGAIGLADVIQQVNATILIGLSTVGGAFTEPIIREMAGKVDRPVILPLSNPTSRSEACPEDLLRWTNGRALVATGSPYAPVVWEGRTIPIAQCNNVFIFPAVGLGVVASKATRVTDGMMLAAARALGEHSPALKDPAGSLLPPLSEVRSVARAIAEAVGMEAQRAGVTPLTTRTELAARVQASQWLPEYGPVAD; encoded by the coding sequence ATGGGTCATTCCTTCCCATTTCGGGTAATCAGTGATCCCGCCTTCAATAAAGGAACTGCGTTCAGTATCGAGGAGCGAGATCGCTACGGGCTGCATGGCCTGCTCCCTCCGCATATCGAAAGTCTCGACGAACAGGTTCAGCGGGTGTACGAGGCCTACCAGCGGAAAGACGATGATCTCGAACGGCATATTTACCTTCGGGCACTGCAGGATACGAACGAGGTGCTATTTTACAGGCTGCTGCTGGAGCATATTGAAGAGATGCTCCCAATGGTCTACACGCCTGTAGTCGGGCAGGCCTGTCAGCTTTTCAGCCATATCTATCGCCGGCCGAGAGGATTGTTCATTTCTTATCCGATGCGAGACTCGATTGGCTCGCTCCTCCGCAGCAGGCCGTACCCTGATGTGGATGTCATTGTGGTGACGGATGGAGAACGAATTCTCGGGATTGGCGATCAAGGGGCTGGCGGGTTGGGGATTCCGATTGGAAAACTTTCGCTTTACACGCTGATTGGCGGGATTCGCCCTGAGCGGACATTACCCATCGTGCTCGATGTCGGCACTAATAATGCCGAGCGTCTCAAAGATCCCGAGTACGTTGGCTGGCGACATGAACGCATTTCGGGGCAGGCGTATTTCGATTTCATTGATCAGTTTGTCAAAGCTGTTCAACAGGAGTTGCCTCAGGTTTGCCTGCAATGGGAAGACTTTGCGACCCCGCATGCCAGACCCATTCTTGAGCGTTATGCCAACAAGTTGCTGACGTTCAATGACGATATCCAGGGAACAGCCGCTGTCGCTCTGGGGGCTGTGATGGGGGCTGTGGGCGTCACGGGAAAACCATTGCGGGAACAGCAGATCGTGTTTCTCGGTGCAGGTTCGGCAGCAGTGGGTGTGGACGATTATCTGAGGGCGGCTTTAGTGCAGGACAGATTATCGGAAGTCGAGGCCCGGCAGCGGTTCTGGATGGTCGATAAAGACGGGCTGTTGCACTCCGATCGGCATGACCTTTCACCCGAACAACAGGTTTATGTCCAGGACTCCGCAAAGTTGGCCAATTGGCCAAAAACAGCCCATGGAGCCATCGGTCTGGCGGATGTGATTCAGCAGGTCAACGCCACGATTCTCATTGGTCTCTCCACCGTGGGGGGGGCGTTTACTGAACCGATCATTCGCGAAATGGCGGGCAAAGTCGATCGTCCTGTGATTCTACCACTCTCGAACCCCACATCGCGTTCTGAGGCTTGCCCGGAAGATTTGCTCCGCTGGACGAATGGCCGGGCTTTGGTGGCAACGGGTTCACCCTATGCTCCAGTTGTGTGGGAAGGGCGGACAATACCCATTGCCCAGTGCAATAATGTCTTCATTTTCCCCGCGGTGGGGCTGGGAGTTGTGGCTTCCAAAGCCACGCGAGTGACCGACGGCATGATGCTCGCTGCAGCGCGGGCACTGGGCGAGCATTCCCCTGCTCTGAAAGATCCTGCAGGCTCGCTCCTCCCGCCGCTTTCTGAAGTACGATCTGTCGCCCGTGCCATTGCCGAAGCCGTCGGAATGGAAGCACAACGGGCTGGTGTGACCCCCTTAACAACTCGAACTGAGCTCGCGGCCAGAGTCCAGGCCAGTCAATGGCTGCCAGAATATGGGCCTGTCGCTGACTGA
- a CDS encoding LysM peptidoglycan-binding domain-containing protein, which translates to MARETKVGLVLVVVLACGFGLLLYKRLQHPQITVAQATEGASTGLTATEISADDIKAEIQLASSNAASSSSSTESKPATTLPSSLENELLDLKNDPVASPVANSKSPARSLPSLPTDLDDMAFPAETPPAAVAASTPKSTAVDADPFSALDLPSDQSSGSNLPANTTAPPAITASGNTSKTVEIDPFAGGLEDSKPTKTSPAAIASSRDAELTLPAGNLEPLQNKPVSSEKMATSSPANEDPFALESPADEIEKPSAPAAKTTSRGNERSLAPSKNQPSVPQDDPFSMPVEIPANDASLAADSQANVVESLELPVQVEPKRSATSFPVNEPAQPKTQETSRAVPELGFAELEQTPAKAKTPSPAVIDEFGFDNPSPQKTPAQKEPAQPALPLDLDSDPFGGSTTIPAPKTVERPASNTPSLPVNNSPANELDAFGFETPAASTSGLKQPAPAALPMADNKPVQQEPPFPDQLSIPATNTQNSVNLSLEPGSATPPSQRYTVEPSDNFWSISRKVYGSGRYFNALASHNAKAVPRPEAMKPGTTIEIPPVEFLEQKYGFSNSREVSEAARNSAPPEGTNEAPASGFFIDPAGVPMYKVSDQDTMSGIARAHLGRSSRWIQILELNRDKLQDGNTIAVGTILRLPPDASQVQVMNTSPGTRN; encoded by the coding sequence ATGGCCCGAGAAACCAAAGTCGGACTGGTGCTGGTGGTTGTGCTGGCCTGCGGCTTTGGCTTGCTGCTTTACAAACGGCTGCAACACCCACAAATCACTGTCGCGCAAGCCACAGAAGGTGCCTCAACAGGTCTCACTGCGACAGAAATCAGTGCTGACGATATCAAAGCTGAGATTCAGCTCGCTTCCAGCAACGCAGCATCTTCGTCATCCAGTACTGAGAGCAAGCCAGCCACGACACTTCCATCGAGCCTCGAGAATGAACTGCTCGACCTCAAAAACGATCCTGTCGCTTCTCCAGTGGCTAACTCGAAGTCGCCTGCGAGAAGTCTCCCGAGCTTGCCGACAGACCTCGACGATATGGCGTTTCCAGCGGAAACACCTCCTGCTGCAGTGGCTGCTTCCACGCCGAAATCGACAGCTGTCGATGCTGATCCTTTCTCAGCCCTGGATTTGCCATCGGATCAGTCTTCCGGATCAAATCTACCGGCCAACACGACAGCACCTCCCGCAATCACAGCAAGTGGAAACACCTCAAAGACCGTCGAGATCGACCCCTTCGCAGGCGGTCTTGAAGACTCAAAGCCCACAAAAACATCACCTGCAGCGATCGCTTCTTCTCGTGATGCAGAATTGACTTTACCTGCTGGCAATCTTGAGCCTCTCCAGAACAAGCCAGTTTCTTCTGAGAAGATGGCCACGAGTTCGCCTGCAAATGAAGATCCATTTGCCCTCGAATCTCCGGCTGATGAAATCGAAAAGCCATCCGCACCCGCTGCAAAGACGACCTCTCGTGGTAACGAACGGTCTTTAGCTCCCTCAAAAAATCAGCCATCGGTGCCTCAGGATGATCCGTTCTCCATGCCTGTCGAGATCCCTGCGAACGATGCCAGTCTTGCTGCGGATAGCCAGGCAAACGTCGTCGAATCCCTTGAGCTGCCTGTCCAGGTGGAACCCAAGCGATCTGCCACCAGCTTTCCTGTGAATGAGCCTGCACAGCCAAAAACTCAAGAAACGTCCCGGGCTGTACCAGAACTTGGATTTGCAGAACTCGAACAAACTCCGGCTAAAGCGAAGACTCCATCTCCGGCAGTCATCGACGAATTTGGATTCGATAATCCCTCTCCTCAAAAAACGCCTGCTCAAAAAGAGCCAGCCCAGCCCGCATTGCCGCTCGATCTCGATAGCGATCCCTTTGGCGGAAGTACCACAATTCCCGCACCAAAGACGGTTGAGCGACCTGCATCCAACACTCCCTCACTGCCAGTGAACAACTCTCCTGCGAATGAACTGGATGCTTTCGGTTTTGAAACGCCTGCCGCTTCGACCAGTGGTCTGAAACAACCTGCCCCTGCTGCATTGCCGATGGCGGACAACAAGCCAGTTCAGCAGGAGCCACCGTTTCCGGATCAGCTTTCGATACCCGCAACCAATACTCAGAACTCAGTAAATTTGAGCCTTGAGCCAGGTTCTGCAACCCCTCCCAGCCAACGCTACACCGTCGAACCCAGTGATAACTTCTGGAGTATTTCGCGAAAGGTCTATGGCAGCGGACGCTACTTCAACGCTCTTGCCTCTCATAATGCCAAGGCGGTTCCTCGTCCCGAAGCTATGAAACCCGGAACGACGATCGAGATTCCTCCGGTGGAATTTCTTGAGCAGAAATATGGATTCTCGAACTCTCGCGAAGTCAGCGAAGCCGCTCGTAACAGTGCTCCACCAGAAGGAACGAATGAAGCACCTGCCAGTGGTTTCTTCATCGACCCGGCAGGTGTTCCTATGTACAAAGTGAGCGATCAGGACACGATGAGTGGCATTGCCAGAGCCCATCTGGGCCGCTCATCCCGCTGGATCCAGATTCTCGAACTCAACCGAGACAAGCTTCAAGACGGAAATACCATTGCCGTCGGCACAATTTTGCGACTTCCACCCGATGCCAGCCAGGTTCAAGTAATGAACACGTCGCCGGGTACCCGAAACTGA